The Pseudomonadales bacterium sequence TCGAAGACCAGCAGCGTGAATTCACCGCGCTGGAAGCCCGCGGCGAGCAAGCCTAGTCGCGGCGCTTGCCGCCGCCCATGCAGTCGGGAGAATCCGGAGCACCGTCCTGTGCTCGCCACTCCTCGGGCGTATACGCGTGCACCGACAGCGCGTGTACACCGCCGGCGAGTTCGCTGGCGAGTGCGGCATGCACGCGCCGGTGTCGCTGCACGCTGCGTTCGCCGGCGAACACCGTGCTCACGACCACCACACGGAAGTGCGTCTCCGAACCAGGTGGCACGCTGTGGCGGCTGCTCTCGTTGAGCACCTCGAGGTGTTGCGGCACAAGCGCCTGCTCGAGGTGGCGCTGGATCGACTGCTGGATGCGCATCGGACGGACTTCTCCTCGCGGAACGGCCTTATTCACTGGCCCATGCAGGGCGAGGACCGGATAATAATCGTGTTCACCCCGCATACGAAACTGCAGACCTCCCATGCGCAGACCCGAGCTCCTGTCCCCTGCCGGCACGTTCAAGGCGATGCAATACGCGTTTGCCTACGGGGCCGACGCGGTCTATGCGGGTCAGCCGCGCTACAGCCTGCGCGTGCGCAACAACGACTTCAACCGCATCGAACGCCTTGCCGAGGGGATAGCCCACGCGCACGCACTCGGCAAGCAGTTCTTCGTCGCGAGCAATGTTTCCCCGCACAACGACAAGCTGCGCAGCTACCTCGCCGACATGGAACCGGTCATCGCGATGCGCCCGGACGCGCTGATCATGGCCGACCCCGGCCTGATCATGCTGGTGCGCGAACGCTGGCCGGACATGCCGGTGCATCTCTCGGTGCAGGCCAACGCGATCAACTGGGCGAGCGTGAAGTTCTGGCAGCGCATGGGCCTGACGCGCGTGATCCTCTCGCGTGAACTCGCACTCGATGAAGTCGCCGAGATCCGCCAGCACTGCCCAGACATCGAACTGGAAGTCTTCGTTCACGGCGCATTGTGCATGGCGTACTCGGGCCGTTGCCTGCTCTCGGGCTACATGACGCACCGCGACCCGAACCAGGGCGCCTGCACCAACAGTTGCCGCTGGAAATACCAGGCACACGAAGCCGTCGAGACGAGCACCGGCGACGTGGTTGCCGTGCAGGAGCCGGTGCGAAGCGATATGGGCGAGCGCATCTTCCTGTTGCAGGAGGAAGGACGGCCCGGTGAGTACATGCCTGCCTTCGAGGACGAACACGGCACCTACATCATGAATTCGCGCGATCTGCGTGCAATCCAGCACGTGCAGCGGTTGATCGAGATCGGTGTCGACTGCCTGAAGATCGAGGGACGCACCAAGTCACACTACTACGTGGCACGCACGGCACAGGCGTATCGGCGCGCGATCGACGACGCACTCGCCGGTCGCGGATTCGACATGGGACTGATGGACGAACTCGAAAAGCTTGCGAGCCGCGGCTACACGGAGGGTTTCTACCGCCGCCATCCACCGGGCGAGTACCAGAATTACGAACAGGGCGTTTCGCGCAGCGACTACCAGCAGTTCGTCGGCGAGGTACTCGGAATCGAGGCTGCTTCGGGCCGGATCACCGTTTCGGTCAACAACCGCTTCGAGGTCGGTGACCGCATGGAACTGATGTCGCCACAAGGCAACTGCGACTTCGTCCTCGGCGAACTGTGGAGCGAGGGCGGCGAAAGCCGCGAAGTGGCACCCGGTTCAGGCCATGTGGTACGCCTGCCGTTGCCGGAAGCGGCGCGATCACTGCGTGATCCGGAGTTTGCCGTCCTCGCTCGCTATCTCTGAGGCAACGAGGAGCAGCGCCGCAAGGTGCAGCGCCGCTGCACCCTGCGATTCTCCCGGGGAGTGCAGCGTCAATACATCAGCGCGAACAGCTTGCGCTGATACTCGGCTGCAAGCGGGTCGCCCTTGCCGAGCGAACGGATGATGTCGAGCAGGGTCTTGCGCGCCTCGCCGTCACGGAACTCGCGCGCGCGGCGCACGATCTCGATCAGGATCTCGAGTGCCTCGCGGGTACGGCCCGACTGGCTGAACTGCACCGCGAGCTGATAGCCGATATCCATGTCGTCCGGCTCGCGCTGATGCGCCTCGAGCAGTGCCTGCATCTCGGGAGTCTCGGCAGCCTGGCGCTTCAACTGGAGCTCGGAAAGCAGCCGTTCATAATCCGAATCGTGCTCCACCATCGGGATCGCATCGATCACGGATTGCGCGTCATCCAGCCGGTTCAGCTCGATCAGCACATCGGCATAGACCTTCGCGATATCCGCGCGCTGGCCGGAGTCCTCGTACGCGGAACGAGCCAGTGGCAACGCCGCCGCGGCCTCACCTGTCGCCAGCAGTTCCTGCGCCTGCGCGATCGTGTTGTCCCAGGGCTTCGGCAAATGCCGCTCGAGCATCGCGCGCACCGCCGATTCGGGCTGTGCACCGACGAAACCGTCGACCGGCTGGCCATCCTTCATCAGGATCACGGTCGGCAGACTGCGCACGCCGAACTGCTCCGCGATCGGCTGCAGCCGATCGCAGTCGACCTTTGCCAGCATCACCTGCCCGTCGTACTCGCGCACCAGCCTGTCGAGGATCGGCATCAGCATCTTGCACGGACTGCACCAGTCGGCCCAGAAATCGATCAGTACGGCGCGATGCCGCGACTCCTCGATCAGCATCTGCTGTGCGTTCTCACGCGTGATCTCGACCACCAGTTCGGTCATCACAGACTCCAGGAAACCATCAGTTGATCGGACCGCCGCCTCGTTCACGGCTTCACACCGGACCTGGCCTCATGGCCCGGAAAAGACGGCTGCGAGATGCGCTCGGTGCGTGACGCAGCGGCAGGAATCCGCTGCCGTACGCTCATTCGCGCGAGGATTCGTCGTCCGGCGGCTGGTTGCGCGTGCCGGTCGACTTTTGAACGAAATGATGACTCTCGACATAACTGCGCTCGAGCCACCAGGACGCCTGGGTTCCGGTACGTGGCTTGCGGCGATCCCCCGCCTTGCGCCGATTTTCGGCAATCGGTTCACTGTCTGCGCGACGATCCTGCCCGCTGCGCTTGTCTCCGAACATCGACTCACCTTCGATGCCCGGTCTGCGGCCAGTCCCCGACATCCTGTCGTCGGCGTTCTTTCTTGCCATAACCGCCATCAAGATGCTGCTACCCGAGCATTATAAACAGCAGCCGCCCCATCCTGCCAAGCAAGCTGCGCTCCCCCGCGCTGACATTCGACCAGACCCGGAGGATGCGTTACCACCTGCCACAGGACACCTGCCTGGTCGATCACTCCACGACCGCCCTGGCGTCTCAGCGGAACGTCTCTCCCTTGTCGGCCTTTTCGAGCAGCAGCCGGGGCGGCTCGAAATCCGCGCCGTAGGCGCTGGCGAGTTCGCGTGCACGCGCGACGAAACGCGGCAGCCCCCAGGCATTGATGCACTGGAACACACCACCGGTCTGCGGCGGAAAACCGATACCCATGATCGATCCGATATTGCCTTCGGCAGCGCTGGTGATCACGCCTTCCTGCATCGCACGCACCGCGTCGATGCACTGCGCAAAGATCAGCCGGTCCTTGATATCCTCGAATGGCACCTCGCGAAAACCGTTCGGCGCGAAGTGCTGCCTCATGCCCGGCCAGATTCGCTTCTTGCCGCCTTGCGGGTAATCGTAGTAGCCGGCGCCGTGGCGCTTGCCCTTGCGCCCGAAGTCTTCGACCATGCGCCGTATCAACTCCCCGGCAGGCTGCTCCTGCCAGGTCTCGCCGCGCGCCTCGACGTCGGCTTTCATCTGCAGGCCATTGCGGTAGGCGGTTTCCTGGCTGACCTCGTCGATCGCGGCCAGCGGTCCCACCGGCGATCCGTTGGCGCGCGCTGCCGCCTCGATCAGTACCGGATCGATCCCTTCGAGCACCATCGCGGCTCCCTGCGCAACGGTCTTGCCGATCACACGGGTAGTGAAGAAACCGGGGGCGTCGTTGACCACGATCGGTGTCTTGCCGAGTTGTTGCGCCAGATCGAAGGCCGCTGCGAGCGCGGCGTCACCGGTCTGTTCGCCGCAGATGATCTCGACCAGCGGCATCTTGTCCGCTGGCGAAAAGAAATGCATGCCGATGAAATTTGCCGGGCGCACCGAGACCTCGGCGAGTTCGGTGATCGGCAGGGCCGAGGTGTTGGTGGCAACCAGGGCGTCGTGGGCAAGTACCGCCTCGGCTTCGCGGGTCACACCGGCCTTGACGTCACGCAGTTCGAATACGGCCTCGATCACTGCTTCGCACGCTGCGAGATCATCGTACCTGTCCGTGGTGCGGATCAGCCCCAACAGCGCTTCCCGCTCGGTCTCGGACATGCGCTTGTTCTTCGCACAGGCCTGGCGCGCATAATCCTTGCCGCGTTCCGCCGCCGCCAGATCGACGTCCTTGAGGATCGCGACGATACCCTTGCGCGCGGCAGCGTAGGCGATGCCGGCGCCCATCTGGCCGGCGCCGAGGATGCCGAGCGTCCTGACCTTGCGTCGTGCGATTCCCGCCGGACGGCTCGCACCCTTGGCGATCGCATTCATCTGCACGAAGAAGGCCGTCATCATGTTGCGCGCCGTCTGGTCCAGCAACAGGCTCAGGAAGTAGCGCGCCTCGATCTTCTGCGCAGTATCGAAATCGACGCGCGCACAATCGACCACGGCGGCAAAGATGGCCTTCTGCGCCGGCATCACACCCTTGGTCTGGTTCATCACGTTGACCGGCCCGAGCATCACCAGGCCCTGGTTCGCCTTGCTCTCGGGTCCGCCACCCGGGATCCGGTAGCCTTCGCTGTCCCACGGCTGCCTGGCGCCCGGGTTGGCGAGCAACCAGGCGTGCGCTCGCTCGCGCATCGCGTCTTCGTCGGCTGCGATCTCGTGGATCAGCCCTTTCTCCAACGCCTTTTCGCTCTTCAGCCGCGCGCCCTGGCTGATCAGCGCGATCGCCTCCTGCATGCCCACGAGGCGCGTCGTGCGCACCACCCCGCCGGCGCCCGGCATCAGCCCGATCTGCGCTTCCGGCAGACCGACATCGACGCCCGGCAGCGCGAGACGGTAATGGCTGGCAAGCGCGATTTCAAAGCCGCCACCGAGCGCCGCGCCGTTGATCCCTACCGCAACCGGCACGCCCAGCGTCTCCAGCACGCGCAGCGGCGCCTTGGTCGCGAGAATGCCTTCGAACAGTTCCTGCTTGCGCTCGGGCGGCGGGTTCAGATCCGACTCGAGCATCTCCTTGATGTCGCCGCCGGCGAAGAACTGACCCCGCTTGCCCGAACGCAGGTAGACGCCGGCCACGCCCCCGGCGGCGACCATGCGCTGCAGTTCGGCGACCGCCGCCTTCATCGCGGCGTCGTACTCCATTCCCATCGTGTTGACGCTGGACCCCGGCTGATCGAACACCAGTTCGACGATTCCGTTGCCGACGCTGTTCAGAGTGATGTATCCCATTCCCGCTGTACTCCGCTGTGAATCGCTGCCGATGCCTGCGGCAATCAGACGCGTTCGATGATCGTTGCGATGCCGATGCCACCACCGGCGCAAAGGGTGCAGAGGCCACGGCGCAGCCCGCGCCGCTCGAGCTCGTCGAGCAAGGTGCCGAGGATCATTGCGCCGGTGGCGCCGATCGGATGCCCCATTGCAATCGCCCCGCCATTGACGTTGATGCGATCGTCGGGAATGCCGAGCAGGGCCTGGTAGCGCAGAACCACGGCGGCAAAGGCTTCGTTCAATTCGAACAGATCGATGTCATCGAGCTTCAACCCCGCCTTGGCAAGCGCCTTGCGCGTGGCCGGTGCCGGGCCTTCGAGCATGATCGTCGACTCGGTTCCCACCAGTGCCGTGGCGACGATGCGCGCGCGCGGCGTGAGCCCGAGTTCACGCCCGATGCGCTCGTTGCCGATCAGCAGCAGTCCGGCCCCGTCGACGATCCCGGAGGAGTTGCCCGGCGTGTGCACGTGTTCCACCACCTCGACCTGCGGGTAGCGGAACTTCAGCAGCTCGTCATGACCCCATTCGCCGAACTGCGCGAACGAAGGCTTCAGCCGCGCCAGATCCTCGAGGGTGGTGGCGGGGCGAATCAACTCATCGTGGTCGAGGATGGTGACTCCGTTCATGTCACGCACTGGCACCAGCGAGCGAAAACGTCCCGCGGCGCGTGCCGCCGACGCGCGCTGTTGCGACATCAGCGCGTAACGGTCGACGTCCTCGCGGCTGAAGCCGTTCAGCGTCGCGACCAGGTCGGCGCCCACGCCCTGCGAGACGAACAGGTTGCGCATCGCCACCCAGGGGTCGCCCTGCGCACCGCCACTGGCACCGATGCCGAGACGCGACATCGATTCGACGCCACCCGCGGCAACCAGATCCTCGACGCCGGCCATCACCTTGGCTGCCGCCAGGTTGACCGCATCGAGTCCGCCGGCACAGTAACGGTGGATCTGTACCCCGGCAGTCGCCTCACCCCAGCTCGAATAGGTCACCGCGGTACGCGCGATGTCCTGTCCCTGCTCACCGACGGGCTCACCGCAGGCGATGATCAGATCCTCGACGCGCGAGGTGTCGAGCGCGTTGCGCTGCTTGATCGCCTCCATGAGGTTGAGCAGCAGGTCGATCGGTTTGACCTCGTAGAGACCACCACCCGCCTTGCCCCTGCCGCGAGGGGTACGGATAGCGTCGAAAATCAGTGCGTCGTGCGCCATGTCGAACTCCGCCGATGAATGCTGGTGCGCCCGGATTCACCGGCAATTCACCGGCAGCACGGACGTACATGTTACGGATCGCAGAGAATACCGGAGACCTGCGGGGCCTCAATGGCATATCGATTCAAAGTGGGCTAACAGTTGCAATCACCGGCACGCGTTCAACGATGCGCTGGCCCGATATTCGCCGGGAGTCATTCCGGTCCACTTCTTGAACGAGCGGTAGAACGCACTCGGGTCGGTGAATCCCATCAGGATCGCCACGTCGTTGATCGACAGTTCGGATCGATTGAGGTAGTCGATCGATGCCTCGCGCCGGCAGTCGTCCTTGAGCTGCTGGAATGTGGTTCCTTCACGCTTCAGGCGCCGGCGCAATGTGGGTGCCGACATGTGCAGCAAATCGGTGATGCGGTCGAAGCTCGGAAAGCCACGGCTGAAATCGTGTCCGATCAGCGCGCGCACCTGGTCGACCAGACTCTGGTGGCCGGGGTCGGCCGGCATGATCAGCAACTGGTACGGCGCGGTACGCAGGAAGTCATGCAACGAGTCCTCGTTGTGTACCAGCGGGTAGGCCAGATAACCGGCAGGAAAATCGAACGATGGCGTCGCAGCGCCGAAACCGGGTTCGCAACCGAACAGTTGCATATAACGATCCAGGCGGGCCGGCACCTCGCCGCTCAGCGCCACACGCTCCAGCGGCAGCGGATGACCGATCAACCAGCCACAGAAACGGTGCCACATCGACAACGCACAGGCAGCTGCCGCAGCCGGCATCGGTGCCGCCGGATCGGGACCGATGCGTGCTTCCGGCGCCACGATCACCGCGAGACGCGCCGACTCGCCCGCCACCGTCAGCTGCAGTGCCAGCCGGCCGTCGTAGAAGACCTCGTGGAACTCGCTCATGCGACGGATCGCCCGCCCCAGATCCGCACATCCGAGCAGCGTGTAGCACATCATGCGGAACGCGCCGGGCTTCATTCCCATGCCACGGTGCAGACCGAAGCTCTCGTCCTGCAGCGCGGTCATCACGTAACGATACAGCCGGCTGTAGGCAAGCGCCGGAATCTCGCTGCGGTAGCCGGTAGCCGTGATATCGGCCACGTCGAAATCGAGTCCGGCAGCCTGCATCGAGCGCGCCGGATCGATCCCACGCTCGCTCAGCATGCGAGCCAGCGAGGCCGCAAACTGGGTCGGAATGACTTCGACAGCGGGTTCCTGCGGATTCATCGGTACGTCGGCAGCCAGCCGGTGGGCGTCGTGAACGGGTCCTCATTATGCCAAAGCGACTGCCACACCGACCACGCATGCCGTTGCGGTGACATATACTTCACGGCAACCCACGGCCACGACGACCTTCAGCAGCGAATCCTGCCAGCCATGCCAGAACAGTGCTTCGACATCGTGTTCCACGGTGAAACGGCGCCCGGAATCCCGCGCGAGGTCGTCGCCGGCAATCTGGCGCAACTGTTCAGGACCACGCCGGATACCGTGGCGCGCCTGCTCGACGGGAGCACCCACACGCTCAAGCGTGGACTGGACGCTGCAGCCGCCGAGCGGTATCGCTCCGCACTCGAGCGCGCCGGCGCCGTGGTGACCCTGCAACCCGCCCCGGCCGTCCCCGCAACGGCGCCGGCGCCCGCCTCTCCCGAACTGGGTCTCGCACCGGTCGGAAGCGATGTGCTGGCACCCCATGAGCGTCGCCAGATCACGGCGACGGCACCGGACACCTCGCACATCGGCCTCAACGCAGCGGGCACACGGCTTTCACCACCGGGCCCGGTGCCCCCCGAGCCACCGGATACCTCGCACCTCACGCTGGCTCCAGCGGGCAGCGTGCTCGCCGAGCCGCGCGCGGTAGCCGCTGGCGTGCAGCCGGACATCAGCGCGCTGGAGTTGCTGCCGCCGGCGTGAATTCGCCACGCAAGGGCTGGCGCGGCAGCCGCACCGTGACGCACAAGCCGGGAGCATTGTCGCCCAGTTCGACGGCCCCGCCGTGCAGATTGCCGACCGCGCGCACCAGACTCAGCCCGAGTCCGTTACCCGGATAGCCGCTGCGGCTCGCCTCGACACGGTAGAAACGCTCGAACACCCGGGTCCGCTCCGACTCCGCGATGCCCGGCCCGTCGTCGCGGAATTCGATCTCGACGGTCTCCGGCGCACAACGCATCACCACCGCCACGTGGCCGTCGACCGGCGCGTACTTGATCGCGTTGTCCAGCAGGTTCGCAAAGGCCTGGAACAGCAGATCCCGATCGAACACGCCGGGGCACGTCGGCGGCAGGTCGAGCTGCACCGCCTGGCGCTTCTCGGCAGCCAGCGGCTCGTAGAACTCGCACACGTCATGCACGATCAACGCAACGTCGGTCGGCGCAAAGCCCGAGCGCGCACTGCCGGCCTCGATCTGCGCGATGCGCAGCAACGCGTTGAATGTCGCCAGCAGATCGTCCGACTCCTGCAGCATCCCCGCCACTGCCTCGTCGCGAGCCTCATCCGCTCCGGATCCCAGGCTTGCGATGCGGTTGCGCAGGCGCGTGAGCGGTGTGCGCAAATCGTGCGCGATGTTGTCCGACAACTGCTGCAGGTTGGCCATCAGTTGCGCGATGCGGTCGAGCATGTGATTGAGGTTGACGATCAGGCGGCGGAAATCGTCGTCGCGATTGTCGTCGAGCACCGGGATCCGCTGGCTGAGATCACCCGCCAGGATCGTTGCGATGCTGTCGTTGACCTCGCCGATCAGGCGCTGCAGACGCATCGCCAGCAACGCTGCACCGATCGCCCCGACCACGATCGTCGCCAGCATCGCCTGCAGCAGCACGGTGAGCGTCAACCGCAGGAACTCGCTGATGTCCTTGTAGTGCCTCACGACCAGCAGGCGTGAACCGTCTGCCAGAAAGGTGCTGGAGCCGATGAAATCGAGCGGTGCCTGCGCTCCCGAAACCTCTTCCAGCACGTGCTCGAGCCCGACCCATTCCTTGCCTTCGCCGACCCGCTCCGGCCAGCGCGAGAGGTTGCCGGCAATCCTTTCCCCGCCGGCGTCGACCAATAAATAGAAGAGTCGCGGGAAACTTGCCGCCTGCACGCGCTCGCCGATCGCGGCGGCCGTTGCCTCCACGCCACCACCGGCATGGATGCGTCCCAAGGTCTGCTGCTCGGAGCCGATCAGCTCATTCAGTCCACGAAAATAGCCGACCGTGACCCATGCATAACCGATCGCCAGCACGACGAATACCGCCAGGCTGACCCCGGTGAGGTACAGCACCGCATAGCGGAATGTTTCAGTGTGCAGGATCCG is a genomic window containing:
- a CDS encoding BolA/IbaG family iron-sulfur metabolism protein translates to MRIQQSIQRHLEQALVPQHLEVLNESSRHSVPPGSETHFRVVVVSTVFAGERSVQRHRRVHAALASELAGGVHALSVHAYTPEEWRAQDGAPDSPDCMGGGKRRD
- a CDS encoding tRNA 5-hydroxyuridine modification protein YegQ; the encoded protein is MRRPELLSPAGTFKAMQYAFAYGADAVYAGQPRYSLRVRNNDFNRIERLAEGIAHAHALGKQFFVASNVSPHNDKLRSYLADMEPVIAMRPDALIMADPGLIMLVRERWPDMPVHLSVQANAINWASVKFWQRMGLTRVILSRELALDEVAEIRQHCPDIELEVFVHGALCMAYSGRCLLSGYMTHRDPNQGACTNSCRWKYQAHEAVETSTGDVVAVQEPVRSDMGERIFLLQEEGRPGEYMPAFEDEHGTYIMNSRDLRAIQHVQRLIEIGVDCLKIEGRTKSHYYVARTAQAYRRAIDDALAGRGFDMGLMDELEKLASRGYTEGFYRRHPPGEYQNYEQGVSRSDYQQFVGEVLGIEAASGRITVSVNNRFEVGDRMELMSPQGNCDFVLGELWSEGGESREVAPGSGHVVRLPLPEAARSLRDPEFAVLARYL
- the trxA gene encoding thioredoxin; its protein translation is MTELVVEITRENAQQMLIEESRHRAVLIDFWADWCSPCKMLMPILDRLVREYDGQVMLAKVDCDRLQPIAEQFGVRSLPTVILMKDGQPVDGFVGAQPESAVRAMLERHLPKPWDNTIAQAQELLATGEAAAALPLARSAYEDSGQRADIAKVYADVLIELNRLDDAQSVIDAIPMVEHDSDYERLLSELQLKRQAAETPEMQALLEAHQREPDDMDIGYQLAVQFSQSGRTREALEILIEIVRRAREFRDGEARKTLLDIIRSLGKGDPLAAEYQRKLFALMY
- a CDS encoding enoyl-CoA hydratase/isomerase family protein codes for the protein MGYITLNSVGNGIVELVFDQPGSSVNTMGMEYDAAMKAAVAELQRMVAAGGVAGVYLRSGKRGQFFAGGDIKEMLESDLNPPPERKQELFEGILATKAPLRVLETLGVPVAVGINGAALGGGFEIALASHYRLALPGVDVGLPEAQIGLMPGAGGVVRTTRLVGMQEAIALISQGARLKSEKALEKGLIHEIAADEDAMRERAHAWLLANPGARQPWDSEGYRIPGGGPESKANQGLVMLGPVNVMNQTKGVMPAQKAIFAAVVDCARVDFDTAQKIEARYFLSLLLDQTARNMMTAFFVQMNAIAKGASRPAGIARRKVRTLGILGAGQMGAGIAYAAARKGIVAILKDVDLAAAERGKDYARQACAKNKRMSETEREALLGLIRTTDRYDDLAACEAVIEAVFELRDVKAGVTREAEAVLAHDALVATNTSALPITELAEVSVRPANFIGMHFFSPADKMPLVEIICGEQTGDAALAAAFDLAQQLGKTPIVVNDAPGFFTTRVIGKTVAQGAAMVLEGIDPVLIEAAARANGSPVGPLAAIDEVSQETAYRNGLQMKADVEARGETWQEQPAGELIRRMVEDFGRKGKRHGAGYYDYPQGGKKRIWPGMRQHFAPNGFREVPFEDIKDRLIFAQCIDAVRAMQEGVITSAAEGNIGSIMGIGFPPQTGGVFQCINAWGLPRFVARARELASAYGADFEPPRLLLEKADKGETFR
- a CDS encoding acetyl-CoA C-acetyltransferase, with the protein product MAHDALIFDAIRTPRGRGKAGGGLYEVKPIDLLLNLMEAIKQRNALDTSRVEDLIIACGEPVGEQGQDIARTAVTYSSWGEATAGVQIHRYCAGGLDAVNLAAAKVMAGVEDLVAAGGVESMSRLGIGASGGAQGDPWVAMRNLFVSQGVGADLVATLNGFSREDVDRYALMSQQRASAARAAGRFRSLVPVRDMNGVTILDHDELIRPATTLEDLARLKPSFAQFGEWGHDELLKFRYPQVEVVEHVHTPGNSSGIVDGAGLLLIGNERIGRELGLTPRARIVATALVGTESTIMLEGPAPATRKALAKAGLKLDDIDLFELNEAFAAVVLRYQALLGIPDDRINVNGGAIAMGHPIGATGAMILGTLLDELERRGLRRGLCTLCAGGGIGIATIIERV
- a CDS encoding AraC family transcriptional regulator, with amino-acid sequence MNPQEPAVEVIPTQFAASLARMLSERGIDPARSMQAAGLDFDVADITATGYRSEIPALAYSRLYRYVMTALQDESFGLHRGMGMKPGAFRMMCYTLLGCADLGRAIRRMSEFHEVFYDGRLALQLTVAGESARLAVIVAPEARIGPDPAAPMPAAAAACALSMWHRFCGWLIGHPLPLERVALSGEVPARLDRYMQLFGCEPGFGAATPSFDFPAGYLAYPLVHNEDSLHDFLRTAPYQLLIMPADPGHQSLVDQVRALIGHDFSRGFPSFDRITDLLHMSAPTLRRRLKREGTTFQQLKDDCRREASIDYLNRSELSINDVAILMGFTDPSAFYRSFKKWTGMTPGEYRASASLNACR
- a CDS encoding HAMP domain-containing histidine kinase, which encodes MNPSRILHTETFRYAVLYLTGVSLAVFVVLAIGYAWVTVGYFRGLNELIGSEQQTLGRIHAGGGVEATAAAIGERVQAASFPRLFYLLVDAGGERIAGNLSRWPERVGEGKEWVGLEHVLEEVSGAQAPLDFIGSSTFLADGSRLLVVRHYKDISEFLRLTLTVLLQAMLATIVVGAIGAALLAMRLQRLIGEVNDSIATILAGDLSQRIPVLDDNRDDDFRRLIVNLNHMLDRIAQLMANLQQLSDNIAHDLRTPLTRLRNRIASLGSGADEARDEAVAGMLQESDDLLATFNALLRIAQIEAGSARSGFAPTDVALIVHDVCEFYEPLAAEKRQAVQLDLPPTCPGVFDRDLLFQAFANLLDNAIKYAPVDGHVAVVMRCAPETVEIEFRDDGPGIAESERTRVFERFYRVEASRSGYPGNGLGLSLVRAVGNLHGGAVELGDNAPGLCVTVRLPRQPLRGEFTPAAATPAR